The genome window TTTGAAGCAAAATCTAAATTAActtacgaaaaaaaaaccacacacatacacgtgcaaagaaataataaaatcacaaaaaaaatacggcagcaacagcggctgTCAATGtaaaaagaaatcaacaacaataatgtgtTTAAGTGTAGCTCTAGAGCTTTGAGTCTTTGAGTGTCGAGTTGtgatcaattatttaattacgCGCACAAATTCCCTTTTCAGCATCTCGTGCGATCTCGATGTCAATCGCGATTGTGATCGCGATCTCGCCCCGGGTTTATTATCGattgccacaaattgaaagtCGAGGTAACAAACAAGCGAACATAACTGTAAAGCAatcaacaagcaaacaaaacaaacaccaAACTGGAGGACGCTCGCGAGCCGCGTAACACACAAgcaaacatatgtatgaacGCACGACTCACACACGACGACGCACACACGAATCGTTTTTCGGAATCGTTTTTGGTTTCGGACTCTCGCGCTTGATATTCGGAGTGTTTGCCGGCGTTCGTTGGCTGCGCATTGCGATAGCCGCCGCTAGTTGCGCTCGGTTAGCGCGATTGTAATAACTTGGAGAAGATAAACGACGGTCTATATGTTTCGGTCTACGACGGCTCATGGAGTAGAGTGCCCACAACTCAaaagtaatattatttttgcgcGCCGCGCACGTTTCACAACAAAACAGAACGCAGCGATAACAAGAACAAGCATCAGGCTTCGGTCGTCAAATTGCTGGCAAACAGCTGCTTGAACACGTTTTCAATTACAAGCTGGCGACAAAAATTAACGCAAACCACAATTAAAAGCGCAatcaaaactgaaactgatattgatattgatactACAAACTGTCAAGTTCAGCAATAATGTGCATACATAAATCACATGTATGCTGTGTGTGCTTTATAGTCGCGTATATATATTGACCAGAAACCGATCgtgataatattgaaaaaatgttttgtgcTTCTCATTTGTGGTTTTTGCCCGCGCAGCAAATTCTATAGTGCATTTCCCTTATTtacaaagaaattaattatagCGCGGaaaaaaaagtactaaaattgtttaataaattcattagtCTAATGCGAGTgaagattaaattaaatcagcTTCATCAGGCTTAATTAAAACGAAGCTTTCCCATTTAAAAAACTACACTCAATTGAGTGTGAACCAACACAGAACTGAACAGAGACGAAGAGAAGTGAATAGAGAACTTAGTGTAGTGCAGTGAAACCGTGAGCagattaacaaaaataacaaacaaaaaaaagtgtgtacataaataataatacaacataAAGAAAGAATACAACCAAACAATAGGCATTCCATcagaacacaaacacacttcACGCGATTTCGTGTGTCAATAGGGCAACATTTCCGCAAAAAGCCAGAAACTGAGAAAAAGAGACAGAGTCAGAGTCGAGAGACATTGATAGTGTCGACGACGCCGGGGCGAGAGAGACCTTGACAATCACCGAATGCAAGGTGAGATCTGGATCTATAAACATAGCTCGGATCAAGTGCGTGTGCAtcaattaaacaacaaaaagcccCGACATAAAGCATAAACATACTTTCACTGCGACTACTTTATAATACATTGGAATTTGTTGCAACTctatattgtatatagtaCTTATATTTATTGGTTTCAGTGTAAACATTGTGTTTTAacagttattattgtgttattattattgcagtTTGCTAAACGGCGATAGCGAGGAATCAGTACGCTGCTCGTATTGCTCCGTATTGAATGTGAATGAGAACGACTTGcgaatttcatttgaaaacaCCTGCACCGACTCGCTGGTCACCGCTTTCGATGATGAGGCACTGCTAATATGCGACCAAGGAACCGAAATGGCAAGAGCAAAGGTTTTATTAGTACTTGTAGAGCCAGGGACTTCATTCACACTTAATTGATCCCTTCAAAACTGAGCTGAGACATCATCATCACACTTAAACAAGATTATTCACGAGTGCAATtatcactcactcactcactcactcactcggTCGTATAAATAGAGCACACACATTACACTTGTTGTTGACTTAATAATTGAGAGGCAGCTTTGAATCAGCTTTGAATACCACTAACATTACTTTTGGGATTTTTCCTTTCCTCCCACTCGCACATACGGATGGCGCAGGTACACTTTGATGATGTGTCGTTGTACGGCACTCCGAAAGAGGAGCCAATGCCCAACATACCGATAGTCTCGGAAAAAGTCTCGGCGAATTTCCTAAAAAGTCAATTGCAATCATGGTTCCAGCCGACGGACAATCGTCTGGCCATGAAATTATTTGGCAGCCGCAAGGCTTTGGTCAAAGAGCGCATACGTCAGAAAACTTCCGGACATTGGGTCATACACCCGTGCAGTTCATTCAGGTAAGCAAAAATATCGTATATGAACTACTTATaagatacaaatttttgtaattttcttgAAACAGGTTTTACTGGGACCTTTGCAtgcttttattattagtaGCAAATCTTATTATCCTGCCAGTCGCAATATCATTCTTCAACGATGATCTGAGCACACGATGGATTGCCTTCAACTGCCTAAGTGatactatttttttaatagatATTGTAGTCAATTTTAGAACAGGTAACGTACAGTCAACAGTCTTATAACTACATCCATTTAATCGATCTTAtcttacatatattatatttaataacaatttgcaatttgcagttCGCAATTcgcaaaataatgaaattcaagTGTGCTAATTTTCCAATAATAATCGCGCACacattttgtgtgtatgtttgtggaATTTCTTATATGTGTTTGCTTGTGCAATTACAGGAATTATGCAACAAGACAACGCTGAACAAGTAATATTGGATCCAAAGCTTATAGCTAAACACTATTTAAGAACCTGGTTTTTTCTCGATTTGATTTCGTCGATACCATtagattatatatttttaattttcaatcaagtaagttatttgtatttaagaaACAGTACGCAACATTTTGATTAAGATTATGAAATTGCAGGATTTCTCTGATTCTTTCCAAATCTTGCATGCCGGACGCGCTTTGCGCATCCTGCGTCTAGCTAAATTACTTTCCTTAGTTCGCCTGCTGCGTCTGTCTCGCCTCGTGCGCTACGTATCGCAATGGGAGGAGGTCTATGTAAGTACACGGTTCAATTTTGGCAAAAcactttacatttttctttgcatAGTATAACTACGTATGtgtacatattattattatgtacttttatatacatatatttgttttgaatttctttcttttgtcaTATTTGATAATGTTtatatacgtatacttaatatttgatattgactttcaatttacaatttcgTCCATTGTTCAGTTTAGTTTTTGATCGGTTACGTTGATTATTCTCAAATCAGTTTTGATTTTGCCACAATATGTTGTAACCTTTAAGATCGACGTATGAATCTCATTGCTGCAATACATTCCACACCGAAAAAATGTTCGAAAGAGTCGAAAAGAGCCTAGGTCTGGGTTTAGGCTTAGTACAGACAGTCAGTTGGACAGTGGTCAGAGAGTTGTCTATCTATGTAGTCCAAAGTGCTCACTCTTCTCGAAAGATAACAAAAACAGAACcagaacaaacaaaaaaacaacaaactctACATTTGATTAACTAGTTTTATATGGCGCGCAAAATgttcaaactataaaaatttcagttgttaTACAGAACCTTAGTATACTCgtactatgtgtgtgtctctttGATTTCACTTTACGTTGtgttttgatttatgtttgtttcatcattatatatatattctacctttttttaaatatatatatatatatatatgtactgAATGTACCAATATAAATGCGACCAATTCTTCCTGCCGTGCTGTACAATAAAAGCCCAACCAAGCccagtttgtttttttgtaaattttccATCAAGTAATTTGTACTTTTTCCGCCAAccacaaaagaaataaatataaatatgttctatttgttttttttcgtcaACTTGTGTTGCGTTGCATTGCGTTGCGCCTCCAAGCCCTAGTCCACAGTCCATGTCCACGTCCAAACTCCTCAAGCTGgccacaaaaataacaaaaagaaaagaaaaacaagatcaaaaaacaataataacaacaaacaccTCACACACAGCGCCTCTTCTCAGCCGCTCAACTCGCTCGCGATTCGTTTCAATACTCGATCGTCAATACTCAATGCTCAATGCtcgtaaacatttttattattcaccATGTCTCGCGCCCGCTACGCTTGAACCTTCGCTCGATCGCGGCAGGGCGAGGGCGAGGGGAGTAAGTGATCTTCTTCAGTTGCTTtctttcatatatgtatatgtttggTCGATTCTTTTCCGTTTCTTTTTCccatttgattttcaaatataaatattgtatatctTTTGGAATTTCATGTCTTCTTTTATCATTTTGGTCGATCTTGATTTTCTTGCTGTCTTTTGATGCactccaacaacaaaaaaaagccaaatCTTCATTGCACTATGTACAAAAAAATCTTTGGAGTCTTTTTTTCCTAAGTCGAAGTACCACAACTGAGAAACATTTCAAACATCTTCAAATGTTGACAAATGCTTTTTCTCCACAACCAAACTAACtactacaataacaacaaaacactttCTTGCGCAACGTCacccaacaaaattattaaaaaacaaaacaaaaaatataagtaaataaCGTACAACAGAAACTTCAACTTGGACtctgtttattgttttatgattgtatacatacatatgtatttatttttgaaacaaaaccaaatatCTATAATGATGACATTTTCGCCAcgcatacaaaaaataatacaaaaaaaaaaatcaacaacaatttgcttaTCAAAAATCAGActaagaaacaaaacaaatcaacaaaaaacaacaaactattttaaaattaacaaacaaacaaatcttAGAAATGATGAGGGCCTAAAATACCTGTGTATATATATGGTTTTTAGATTCTGCAGAATCTACAGAAAAAAAGTGCTGATCGCAGAGGGAGAATGCACAGAAAAGACAAAGATGGCTTGACAAAAAGCAACCTAATTCTCAAGGTAACAACCaaatacaaaaccaaaacatctttaaaatttttaagaactataaacaaaacaaaaaaaaaattcaacactatttaaaaaccaaaaaacaaattcaattttttgataaacaaaaacaaaaagccttgattgattgacattataattatgtattattgGTTGGAACATAACTCACATTTGAGATATGATTAAACCAAAATTGAGTTTTAGTGCAtatttcgttcgttcgttggtTCGTTCGATTGTTCGATTGTTCGTTGATCATGTTTGCTTGATTTTAATGTTCGTTCGTACATTCTGTAAATTTTCTAAGACTGcctttttatatacatattgattgattgattgattgattgacatactacatacatatgttctTGATTTGAAgcatcaataaaaaaaaaagttaaaacgaaaaaaaaaacaataaaaatcatatatgTATCTGCACTTCGGTTGGAATCGAAGCTGGTTTTCATGCACTTCACTAGGTGTGGGTTATAGATGGATAGTCCATGTCCGATCTGTGTCCGATTCCTTTTGAAGGCGAAGCTTATAGACTATATACCTATAGACGTAGGCTTCATGCATGAGCATGTCTAGATTCGATTTTCTTCTTAGCCAACGATTAGTTTTAGTACAACTAGCTTTAGtccttttgctctctctctctttttattatcaaccatttgtaaataaaacaaaacaaacaaacaagataCCCCCAATTGACATCTGTCTGTGAATTGCATTGAGACGCTTAGGTGAAGATTTCCAAGTCAAATCAAAACGCGAATCCGAATCCGAGTCCGAATGCGAATGACTAACAAACAACacatgtaaaatataataatgagaAAACggcataaatacaaaaataacagttcttatactatatacatagtttGTTCAATGCTTTTTGCTTTACCACTTGGCAATACGATTACAAAACattaactacaaaaaaaaaagaaaacaatataacaaaaacacaTCAATGATATGGTCTGCCAGTAAAATAGAACTCGTAAAATAGCGCCCCATATATTTGTAGTCGATTGATGAAttgtatatatgcatacaGACAATtacctacatatatatatataaatacatacaatatcGCAGCAACAACCCAtctacaaaacaacaacaaaaacaactcgTACTCGACCTCAGTCGCTCGCTCTCATGTACAAAATGCCAAaggttgctgctgcgactgcgaatTGTTTGAACGTTGCTTTTGCGTAAGCTTGTTGGCCAAAATGCTGCACCCCACTCAcagaacacaacaacaacagtaatatCAATAACTGCCATTACAAGAGCAAACAAATGTAATGGTAAGCGTAGCAGCAAGCTGCAAATGTTGCTAATTGAAAAGTACTGAAACACAATTGAACGTTTTGTATAGCATACTTATTTgggcaaatgcaaaactcgCTCACACAGtacagtaataataatacttgCTATCTGTAATACTTGCTActgtcacaacaacaacaacaacaaacaaacaacaacaagcagaacaagaacaacaacaactacaatacaCTTTTGATTGATATCGTAATcaatgcttttgcttttgtttttggcgcCATTTTGTGCTGCGCGCTTTATTGCCTCCTACTCTCTCCGCTACTACGCTACTCTCTACTACTCTATTCTCTACTCTACTCTCTACGCTACTCTTCTCTACTGTATTTAGTACAACTGTAAAGCTAACTAATTTAACTCTGCTACTGTTGCcaattactttactttttttgtgtttggtttATTCTCTCCTTGCGTtacgtatacttgattttGTTTACATGGTTATGGGTTCTTCTTTggttctcttctctctttggTTCTTCTGTTGTACAAAGATTTCCAGCTGAGATTCGCGTGCCAATCTTCTTCGTTTCGTAAGTCTgtgtaaaatgtaaaaggcCAAGAATCCATGCACCAATGCATTGGTGAGCTGTGTCTTCAAAGTCCAGGCAACTTCCCATATCTTGTAGTTCACctgaacacacacaaacacacacaactcacaACCAAAGAAACAACTGAAACTTGAATGCAattttactctctctctctctctgtctgtctctcacTCCGTTATGGtttatcttttttgtttaatttcgttacgttttgttggtttgttcCTTAATATTCTGTACAGAAAAAATGTAGAACTAACAACTGagaattgaaaacaaaaaacaaaaaccaaaaacaaaaatgctttTCGTTGTATAATACTTTGGAATACTTGAATAATTTGAACGTTTGAACGGCTTAGTGagcataattatatatatttatcatacTTACTTCCATATACCATGCTAAGTATCTACAGTATTACTTATTTTGGAATTGAGCAAAAGTTAAGATGAGCACTTGTACCATAATAGCAGCTGATTTGCACaataaaaaaccaacaaacaaaacaaaaaacaaaaaaacaatgtaGAAACTGGTTTGATTGATTGCTCTCAGGTTGTACTACACTGTTGTATTGCCTAACACTAGACTCACATACAAAttactataatataatataaatatatcttatccttttttttgttgtattcttttttttttggtatttcgtAAACTATCGAATTCTATATTGATTGATAGCGATTTTCTCTCTGCATTTTTAGAGCCAGCCTTTTTGAGTGTGTGTCGGGGCAACAAACTGATAGCTTATGCTGATAcctcttaaaaaaaaagaaaaactaacaAACTAATTAAGGCGTTTGCATACTTATTGGCATCACTGTTGAAAGTATAAACtgccagctgttgttgcttagcACATCGCAATTGTTTAtcattataaattttgtttttattttatttgattctttctttttttttttggctgtggTTTGGTTacaatttttttggtttttttggttgcttcTTTTATGGAAAATTTTGGCGCAAATTATTTGTACGTATTTTTGTATGACGCGTTCAACGGCAGCcggaaaaccaaaaaagaaaaaattcaaattgaacgGAATTCGATTTTGGGTTTctcaatatataataattaataataatatatattttggtttgtcgtattttaaatgtgaaacTCACAAATTGTTATACACCTAATACTCCGAAACATACAAATACACCAAATAagtacaacacacacaaacacacttacacacacacacacacacacacacgcatacatgtAAAGACAGTGCGGTGCTGGGCTTGCGTTGATGTGCACTCTTTATTGATAACTCTGGTTGCAGTTCCTCAATATGGCCTCGGTATTCATGAGGAtcttcaatttgatttgtatgATGCTCTTGATCGGACACTGGAGCGGTTGTCTGCAGTTCTTAGTGCCAATGTTACAGGGTTTTCCATCAAATTCCTGGGTATCCATCAACGAGTTACAGGCAAGTTTTCATAGTTTAGCCACAGGAATAtctgataataataatattattatttttgtttttttttttcaggaATCGTATTGGCTGGAGCAGTATTCATGGGCATTATTCAAGGCCATGTCGCATATGCTGTGCATAGGTTATGGCAGGTAAATAAAGAACAATGTTTAtacatagagtagaagggtataataacttactagaaatgtatgtaacagatatatatgtatgtaaaagatatatatttttaagcagcatcaacagccgagacgatatagtaAAGTtcgtctgtctgactgtccgTATAAACGCCTAGATTGcggagactataagagatagaactataattttctataaatttaattttcgacatcacttgttattgttgctcatCAAGTTTGATTTTTGTCACGTTCCTATACTTTAGTCTTTTTGGTGTATTAATTGGGTATATTCTAAGAATAATATTGCACTCTTTTGCGTCTATTAAAATCGGATTGCGGGGGTCTTATAATAGAGCACACTCAACCTTAGATTTTATtcgtgttttattttatacggAATATTTACATGGGAGAAGAAAGAACGTCCGTATGTTGTTTCCTTTAAACAGcaaaatgataatgataatctTATAAGCTAGATAGAGAAGTATTCGGCACATAATGAttcttcaaaaaaaaagaaaaaagtactacgcttaatttaaatttaaaacttcaGGAGTGTCAACTATAAAAGTAAGCTTTTCATGatgtatttaaataactaatatGATATGATCTGCTTGAGACTTTctacacatttttaaatttttgaatattttttaatttttgtagatTTCCACCACAGTCACTAACGGACATGTGGCTGACGATGCTATCGATGATATCGGGCGCCACATGTTATGCATTGTTCCTTGGTCATGCGACCAATCTAATACAGAGCTTGGACTCCAGCAGGCGGCAGTATCGCGAGAAGGTCAAACAGGTGGAGGAGTATATGGCGTATCGCAAGTTGCCGCGCGATATGCGGCAACGCATTACGGAATATTTCGAACATCGGTACCAGGGTAAATTCTTCGATGAAGAGTTGATACTTGGCGAGTTGAGCGAGAAATTGCGCGAGGATGTCATCAACTACAATTGCAGGTGGGCGATCTAAATGTAGCGGCATTAACTGCAAATCAGCATTAGCTACTGCATCTGTAGACATACATCATCAGGCTGAGTGTTTAACCAACAATCGCACAACAATACTTAATCACACAATCTAATTTTAATCCCACCACATTTCCGTTCACTCATTAATCTATAAATGCGTTTGCTTTGCTCACAGGTCCCTCGTGGCGTCAGTGCCTTTTTTTGCTAATGCCGATTCGAATTTCGTTTCCGACGTAGTTACCAAACTGAAATACGAAGTTTTCCAACCAGGTAATATAACTTTTGCAACCATAACGTTGACAATCGTAAAACTAACCTCAAAAACTCGGTTGAAGGTGATATTATCATAAAGGAGGGCACGATCGGTACTAAGATGTACTTCATACAGGAGGGCGTTGTGGACATTGTTATGGCCAACGGCGAGGTAAGTTTTGAAGACTAAATAAGATAATAAGTTGATTATATAATGTGCATTTATCAGGTTGCCACCTCACTATCGGATGGATCTTACTTCGGTGAGATCTGTTTGCTGACCAATGCGCGTCGTGTGGCCAGCGTGCGAGCCGAAACCTATTGCAATCTATTCTCATTGAGCGTGGATCATTTCAATTGCGTTCTGGACCAGTATCCGCTGATGCGCAAGACCATGGAAACTGTGGCTGCCGAGCGACTCAATAAGATCGGCAAAAATCCAAATataatgcaacaaaaaagatGAGCAACTAAGCAATCCAGAATCAAACACAATTACGGCGGTGGTCAATGCATTGGCCGCCGAAGCCGATGACTGCAAAGATGAGTAAGTTATATTAGTTTATATTAGCAATTATTTACACTAATGAGTTTTTGTCCGGCCAACGGGGGTGTACTCACAAAAATAGCACcaatttgtatttctattttttcatataactaatattataactttttgtattaagtattacaaaaaaaaacgttttttttttatttatatatgtataatttagtTATTCCCTTatgtaataaaagttaaattggGATGTtatgttaaattgtttttttttaatggattttTTTAGcggaaacatttttttattttcaatttcgcaGCTGTTGTAAGAAAAAGATTAtcgcataaaaaaatattcccTTAAAGGAAGAGTCCTTCTATTAGAAGTGTCCGCATTTTCACgtataactttatttatttaagaatttccACCGCATGATGGTTGAAGGTTTATGTGTAAATCATAATTGCTGTTGTTAAAATAACTTAATAAAACTTTGTATAGTTGCAAGTAATGATTTAATAGTTCTAATTTTACATATGATTGCGATTACTAAGTATGGTATAATATGTCATAGTAgttgttatatattatttcttgAGATCAGTATTCCAAGACTTAAGCTTTATTCTGAAAATGTGTATAATATTTCAAGGGGGAAGgttaagttatttaaattaaactttaagaGTGCTGTTCCTAACTTTGCTTAACATTATATGCCATTATTGTCCCGTATAAACGTTATCTGAAAGCTTAAAAAACGTAagaaatttcttaaattgcttattgaaatattcttcCTAAACTAAAGCTTTATTACCTAGGGCTATATGTACAAGGGAAAGTATAGCTTTAATCGAAGCTTATTAATCTATTCTCTTGCTCCGCAGTGACATGGATCTCAAGGAGAATTTACTGCATGGGTCAGAGTCGAGCATTGCTGAGCCGGTGCAAACGATACGCGAGGGTCTGCCCAGACCCAGAAGCGGCGAGTTTCGCGCTCTATTCGAGGGCAATACTCCATGACACTGAGGCATCATCATCAAGGGCCCTGGAACAGCCAACATCACGCATCGAGCAACCATCTGAGTAGCGGTTTGCAACCCAaaagaacaaaacagaaaatagtaatacatacacacacacacacataaaagcAACGCAGACACAgatacaaacacatacacaacacacacacacttgcgtATATAATAATTAGTAAAATGAAGAAAACCCTAAAAGATGAATCAATTTACGGTAGTCtacatacaagtatatatGCAATTGCGATTTAGTAgaaaatgacaacaacaaacaaacaaaaacaaaacgaaaaaaaaaatgaagagatAGAAAACGTATTACACAACAATGTCCTCAataattattcataatttcaGCTCCGCTAACTGTGATGAACTTTAATATAagaatcgaaaaaaaaaaaattaaaaaccaaaaaaaaaaaagatgagtacataaataacttatacgataaacaaaaaattcagCAGCCAGTTAAAGCAGTCACACAGATATCACACAGCCATAGGAAaaacttacacacatacacgcagttgcaacatacacacacacacacagactaacagacatacatacatacatatataagtaGTAAATCTACATGTAAGTTTTATGCCCACGATATTGTAACGATAACGAAGTGAATAGACTTTTGAATTGCTACCTAGGTGTTAGTCCTATGGACCTACTACTACTAACAGTATCACACACCCACAATTACCCATACCAATACAAGAGAAAACACccaaaacaacaagaatacacacacactcaaacaccTGTAGTTAAACATTTAAAGACGTGCATAAACTTATgatataataacaaaaacaacaatgttaCGTTATGCattccaaaaacaaaacaaaaaaaatggtaaaaaaaaaagtaaatgaaaattaatgcGCGTAGCTATTATGTACTCGAGTGCAACCAAC of Drosophila nasuta strain 15112-1781.00 chromosome 3, ASM2355853v1, whole genome shotgun sequence contains these proteins:
- the LOC132791563 gene encoding LOW QUALITY PROTEIN: uncharacterized protein LOC132791563 (The sequence of the model RefSeq protein was modified relative to this genomic sequence to represent the inferred CDS: deleted 1 base in 1 codon), with protein sequence MHVKHTQRRVSGPGAFGTFTNDQRASRDNLYPDDQQQQHHQQQQQQQHQQQRHSHSHQHLVRQSLVSLSYAQAGSSSNSATAGAGSIPIHSHSQSHSSSVRNSPSPSPAADQHSCSSGSVGVALATRSRRSEQTARDNNDDDDADADDALGVYGGIGGDGDSVSLLRGAVGLGQLGFDEARAQRQRSNSRLSSGISKQNSCDSRSGLRIIDHSHSHSYSHSPVSCGTQSVSSTGGQSALYDACHEYTRSLSAAPATSDIATATAAAAAAVGGGNLGGGTATASGLLKSHYSEQQLSEPHFTNLNLNLNSDYDTGSDKQQLVNQTYIFKCIANSPSFLRTNKIKEQSKKLRNLSLKTRTAKKKGQIISKSNAVSDNSLHPGDKYLNLYLVEKKHSLQPQVVSTTNPVPASISAPGCSTSSSSSAAAAAAASRQQQLPALSAVAARQQQLLLNGSLKSKTKTFPAYRASVRSESDDKEYRGSGGSNTIPTTGKSPPVPHSLAAKISGKNCNNLLHNAGNKLSVSSNSCHKLHAHSHQGQGQAHTAYTQHLASSPKSSVSSNGHLNKYCLTDITRRKAEFNRQLSAPTDYTHHSSSNGSQQGSEAANEAVGESTITVASAGVLGQGHGQGHAHAHVHALSAGQASTAPATLKSLQLHNFGVHHQPARPTSTSCTNSFNRRHIRRHKSKLSERLLNGDSEESVRCSYCSVLNVNENDLRISFENTCTDSLVTAFDDEALLICDQGTEMVHFDDVSLYGTPKEEPMPNIPIVSEKVSANFLKSQLQSWFQPTDNRLAMKLFGSRKALVKERIRQKTSGHWVIHPCSSFRFYWDLCMLLLLVANLIILPVAISFFNDDLSTRWIAFNCLSDTIFLIDIVVNFRTGIMQQDNAEQVILDPKLIAKHYLRTWFFLDLISSIPLDYIFLIFNQDFSDSFQILHAGRALRILRLAKLLSLVRLLRLSRLVRYVSQWEEVYILQNLQKKSADRRGRMHRKDKDGLTKSNLILKFLNMASVFMRIFNLICMMLLIGHWSGCLQFLVPMLQGFPSNSWVSINELQESYWLEQYSWALFKAMSHMLCIGYGRFPPQSLTDMWLTMLSMISGATCYALFLGHATNLIQSLDSSRRQYREKVKQVEEYMAYRKLPRDMRQRITEYFEHRYQGKFFDEELILGELSEKLREDVINYNCRSLVASVPFFANADSNFVSDVVTKLKYEVFQPGDIIIKEGTIGTKMYFIQEGVVDIVMANGEVATSLSDGSYFGEICLLTNARRVASVRAETYCNLFSLSVDHFNCVLDQYPLMRKTMETVAAERLNKIGKNPNIMQQKDEQLSNPESNTITAVVNALAAEADDCKDDDMDLKENLLHGSESSIAEPVQTIREGLPRPRSGEFRALFEGNTP